From a single Cotesia glomerata isolate CgM1 linkage group LG6, MPM_Cglom_v2.3, whole genome shotgun sequence genomic region:
- the LOC123266929 gene encoding protein rtoA-like, which yields MSNDIYNFNEEDLLMSTDEEDFLLGDTEQENGIYEESKIPGFTQNQQPRTNPATRQEIEEALNKHLQNQQNLKNLRISSVENINLRNHGNNFGDTSSSSNAQDIDSPVDLSKVNSSSNNSGEITEVHNTPEFGAQDTFHSFNISANPHGFGVPSNSHGFSGSSYSHGFGVPSNSHGFGVSSNPYGFGVSGDSYSFGVLPNPHGFGVPSNLYGFSVPGNPHSFSVPSNLYGFGPGHSPGFTAPTNNYDSVRGAVNSQSVVSGTDNPPSFTAPNNNYDSVNGAGSLQTIDGPGDSDSTPTLTNNSTNIRGAVNSQSIVSGPSNSPGVTAPSSNSGGINGAGSFPTVDGSGNSVSTPVSSNNSNSVRGAVSSQSYSGPEHPPGFTARGNKPVKRGKNSGRQKRFRNRIYQLYQNFDKNTKNLQPTVNYNSGGGNFYFYNTK from the exons atGTCAAacgatatttataattttaatgaggAAGATTTACTGATGTCAACGGATGAAGAGGATTTTTTGTTGGGCGATACGGAGCAAGAAAATG gCATCTACGAGGAAAGTAAAATTCCAGGCTTCACTCAGAACCAACAACCGCGAACCAATCCGGCTACCCGTCAAGAGATTGAAGAAGCTTTAAACAAACATTTGCAGAATCAGCAAAATTTGAAGAACCTGAGGATTTCATCCGTTGAAAACATCAATCTGCGCAATCATGGCAATAATTTTGGCGATACTAGTTCTTCAAGTAATGCTCAGGACATTGACAGTCCAGTGGACCTCAGTAAAGTCAATAGTTCAAGCAATAACTCTGGCGAAATAACTGAAGTTCATAATACACCTGAATTCGGCGCTCAAGACACCTTTCATAGTTTCAACATTTCAGCTAACCCTCACGGCTTCGGCGTTCCAAGCAACTCTCACGGCTTCAGCGGTTCAAGCTACTCTCACGGCTTCGGCGTTCCAAGCAACTCTCACGGTTTCGGCGTTTCAAGCAACCCTTACGGCTTCGGCGTTTCAGGGGACTCTTACAGTTTTGGCGTTCTACCTAACCCTCACGGTTTCGGCGTTCCAAGCAACCTTTATGGTTTCAGCGTTCCAGGCAACCCTCATAGTTTCAGCGTTCCAAGCAACCTTTATGGTTTCGGTCCAGGCCACTCACCTGGTTTCACTGCTCCAACCAATAATTATGACAGTGTAAGGGGCGCTGTAAACTCTCAAAGTGTTGTTAGCGGAACAGACAACCCACCTAGTTTCACTGCTCCAAACAATAATTATGACAGCGTAAATGGCGCTGGCAGTCTCCAAACTATTGACGGACCAGGAGATTCTGATAGTACCCCtactttaacaaataattctaCCAACATAAGGGGCGCAGTCAACTCACAGAGTATTGTTAGCGGACCAAGCAACTCACCCGGTGTCACTGCTCCAAGCAGTAACTCTGGCGGCATAAATGGCGCTGGGAGTTTCCCAACTGTTGACGGATCAGGAAATTCTGTCAGTACCCCTGTTTCCAGCAATAATTCTAACAGCGTAAGAGGCGCTGTAAGCTCGCAGAGTTATAGTGGACCTGAACACCCACCTGGTTTCACAGCTCGAG ggAACAAACCGGTAAAACGGGGAAAGAATTCCGGCCGACAAAAAAGGTTCCGGAATAGAATATACCaactttatcaaaattttgacaaaaacactaaaaatttacaacCGACTGTCAATTACAACTCCGGTGGTGGGaacttttacttttataatacaaaataa
- the LOC123267949 gene encoding uncharacterized protein LOC123267949 — protein MTNWAKYQKRFQESWMKDPMFCQWLRQVSDDGNKAYCKVCKKELRAHKADLVRHKDSEKHKKNARAITFHPSMNKVFPSMNPVNKKKLVTKFELQLAVHVACHSSIRVIDHLSDLMKDHFKSYNDKNIKLDQYLRIHRTKCTALLTKVIAPSLFKQQLRDIKDVSFSLILDESTDVSCTKHLCICIRYFNSRKEKIVSQYLGLIPVVETTAKDLYSHLNAFFIKNNLNLQQCFAIATDGGSNLCGSNKSLYTLMKKKGMIS, from the coding sequence atgaCTAACTGggcaaaatatcaaaaaagaTTCCAAGAGAGCTGGATGAAAGATCCGATGTTTTGTCAATGGTTACGACAAGTGAGTGATGATGGAAATAAAGCATACTGTAAAGTTTGCAAAAAAGAACTGAGAGCTCACAAAGCTGATCTCGTCAGACACAAGGATTCTgaaaagcataaaaaaaatgctcgTGCAATCACTTTTCATCCATCAATGAATAAGGTTTTTCCTAGCATGAAtcctgtaaataaaaaaaaattagttactaAATTCGAGTTACAATTAGCTGTCCACGTAGCATGTCACTCATCAATCCGAGTGATTGATCACTTATCTGATCTTATGAAAGATCATTTCAAATcctataatgataaaaatatcaagCTAGATCAATATTTACGAATTCATAGGACTAAGTGTACGGCATTATTAACTAAAGTTATTGCACCATCATTATTCAAACAACAATTAAGAGATATTAAAGATGTGTCATTTTCGCTCATTTTAGACGAGTCAACAGATGTCTCTTGCACAAAGCATCTTTGTATTTGCATCAGATATTTTAATTctagaaaagaaaaaatagtttcaCAATACTTAGGATTAATTCCTGTTGTTGAAACGACTGCTAAAGACTTATACTCACATTTGaatgctttttttattaaaaataacttgaatCTTCAGCAGTGTTTTGCTATTGCTACTGATGGTGGATCCAATCTTTGTGGATCTAACAAATCTTTATATactttgatgaaaaaaaaaggaatgaTCTCATGA
- the LOC123267948 gene encoding serine/arginine repetitive matrix protein 5-like, with translation MFTSIRRSNNVPSKSVRNSERSKKSSSSTSQKLSQIQTPKSPQHRSQILTPKSSQSQLETLTPKSPHHRSQILTPKPPERERQARTPKSPHHCSQILTPKSPERQRQTLTPKSSHRRSYMVTRKPPHGSKPSLPSSSQSPYNSSGRSHHRSKHHSPNDRQLYHRSRKSSHHRWSRDRSRSRSEYSRRSESHRKR, from the coding sequence ATGTTTACGTCAATCCGGCGATCCAACAACGTGCCTTCAAAATCTGTACGAAATTCAGAACGTTCAAAGAAGTCATCAAGCTCAACATCTCAGAAGCTCTCACAGATCCAGACTCCAAAATCACCTCAACACCGCTCGCAGATCCTGACTCCAAAGTCATCTCAAAGTCAACTGGAGACCCTGACTCCGAAGTCACCTCATCACCGCTCGCAGATTCTGACTCCAAAGCCACCTGAACGTGAACGTCAGGCTCGGACTCCGAAATCACCTCATCACTGCTCGCAGATTCTGACTCCAAAGTCACCTGAACGGCAACGTCAGACCCTGACTCCGAAGTCATCTCATCGCCGCTCGTACATGGTGACTCGAAAACCACCCCATGGTTCCAAGCCGTCACTGCCTTCCTCCAGTCAGTCTCCGTACAATTCTTCTGGGCGTTCGCACCATCGATCAAAACATCATTCTCCTAATGACCGACAGCTTTATCATCGCTCCAGAAAATCGTCTCATCATCGTTGGTCACGTGACCGATCAAGAAGTCGTTCAGAATATTCTCGACGTAGTGAAAGCCACCGTAAACGTTAG